Proteins from a single region of Macrobrachium nipponense isolate FS-2020 chromosome 11, ASM1510439v2, whole genome shotgun sequence:
- the LOC135207586 gene encoding trypsin-1-like isoform X1, which produces MAKLSLFSLLLLTVYVVKESSQAVNLAEVECGYPKAPFVRIKNGVDAQAGEFPWHVALHIADVYNSSFTIYTCVGAIIHKRFVMTAAHCVQSLRAESIVAMIGSHSQSKPSKFEQRIQVENVIVHPSYLITGSQVYNDIALLELTEDVTWNRLVLPVCLPDEKEDGHESRDDLDSDPLVGRPVTVAGWGLTDEVKEGGELADTLQKVELEVLSLTKCREWIEELLGRYYPLRETQLCAGLEEGLKDSCTGDSGGPLLLKNAENQRVAIGVVSTGFGCGRPRQPGVYTRVSKFLEWIIDTIKESGHYVPDRGSEETVR; this is translated from the exons atggcaaaattatctCTATTCTCTTTGCTGCTTCTTACCGTTTACGTCGTCAAGGAGTCGTCTCAAGCAGTGAACT TGGCCGAAGTGGAGTGCGGGTACCCGAAAGCTCCCTTCGTCAGGATAAAGAACGGCGTCGATGCCCAGGCTGGAGAATTCCCCTGGCATGTTGCTCTTCATATAGCAGATGTCTACAACAGCAGCTTCACTATTTACACCTGTGTGGGGGCCATCATTCACAAGCGGTTCGTTATGACAGCTGCCCATTGTGTGCAGAG tTTGAGAGCTGAAAGTATCGTCGCAATGATTGGTTCCCATTCTCAGTCGAAGCCCAGTAAATTTGAGCAGCGCATTCAAGTCGAAAATGTCATCGTTCACCCTTCGTATTTAATT aCGGGTTCTCAGGTCTACAACGACATCGCCTTGCTGGAACTGACCGAAGACGTCACCTGGAACCGCCTGGTACTTCCCGTCTGTCTCCCCGACGAGAAGGAAGACGGACACGAGTCTCGAGATGACCTCGACTCTGACCCCTTGGTTGGTCGACCTGTCACCGTGGCTGGGTGGGGCTTGACGGATGAGGTCAAAGAAG GAGGAGAGCTTGCCGACACACTGCAGAAGGTGGAGCTGGAGGTGTTATCGCTGACAAAATGTAGGGAGTGGATTGAGGAATTACTGGGCAGGTACTACCCATTGAGGGAGACACAGCTCTGCGCAGGCCTAGAGGAAGGACTGAAGGACTCTTGCACG GGCGACAGCGGTGGTCCCTTGCTCCTGAAGAACGCAGAAAACCAAAGAGTGGCCATCGGCGTCGTGTCGACCGGTTTCGGCTGCGGACGCCCACGGCAGCCTGGAGTATACACCCGCGTCTCCAAGTTCCTGGAATGGATCATCGACACGATCAAAGAATCTGGACATTACGTTCCCGATCGTGGCTCTGAGGAGACAGTCCGTTAG
- the LOC135207586 gene encoding clotting factor B-like isoform X2 yields the protein MTAAHCVQSLRAESIVAMIGSHSQSKPSKFEQRIQVENVIVHPSYLITGSQVYNDIALLELTEDVTWNRLVLPVCLPDEKEDGHESRDDLDSDPLVGRPVTVAGWGLTDEVKEGGELADTLQKVELEVLSLTKCREWIEELLGRYYPLRETQLCAGLEEGLKDSCTGDSGGPLLLKNAENQRVAIGVVSTGFGCGRPRQPGVYTRVSKFLEWIIDTIKESGHYVPDRGSEETVR from the exons ATGACAGCTGCCCATTGTGTGCAGAG tTTGAGAGCTGAAAGTATCGTCGCAATGATTGGTTCCCATTCTCAGTCGAAGCCCAGTAAATTTGAGCAGCGCATTCAAGTCGAAAATGTCATCGTTCACCCTTCGTATTTAATT aCGGGTTCTCAGGTCTACAACGACATCGCCTTGCTGGAACTGACCGAAGACGTCACCTGGAACCGCCTGGTACTTCCCGTCTGTCTCCCCGACGAGAAGGAAGACGGACACGAGTCTCGAGATGACCTCGACTCTGACCCCTTGGTTGGTCGACCTGTCACCGTGGCTGGGTGGGGCTTGACGGATGAGGTCAAAGAAG GAGGAGAGCTTGCCGACACACTGCAGAAGGTGGAGCTGGAGGTGTTATCGCTGACAAAATGTAGGGAGTGGATTGAGGAATTACTGGGCAGGTACTACCCATTGAGGGAGACACAGCTCTGCGCAGGCCTAGAGGAAGGACTGAAGGACTCTTGCACG GGCGACAGCGGTGGTCCCTTGCTCCTGAAGAACGCAGAAAACCAAAGAGTGGCCATCGGCGTCGTGTCGACCGGTTTCGGCTGCGGACGCCCACGGCAGCCTGGAGTATACACCCGCGTCTCCAAGTTCCTGGAATGGATCATCGACACGATCAAAGAATCTGGACATTACGTTCCCGATCGTGGCTCTGAGGAGACAGTCCGTTAG